In Quercus lobata isolate SW786 unplaced genomic scaffold, ValleyOak3.0 Primary Assembly Scq3eQI_73, whole genome shotgun sequence, a single window of DNA contains:
- the LOC115972799 gene encoding oxygen-evolving enhancer protein 3-2, chloroplastic-like, with protein MAQAMASMAGLRGSSQAVLEGSLQLSGSTRLNVNGTSRVAMTRPGLTIRAQQQAEPETSRRAVLGLVAAGLATGSFVQAVLAEAKPIKVGPPPPPSGGLPGTLNSDEARDLDLPLKERFFIQPLTPVQAVQRAKESAKEIVGVKEFIDKKEWPFVQNDLRLRAGYLRYDLNTVIAAKPKDEKKSLKDLAGKLFQDIGNLDHAAKIKSTPEAEKYYAETVSTLNNVLAKLG; from the exons aTGGCCCAAGCAATGGCATCAATGGCTGGTCTACGTGGCTCCTCTCAGGCTGTTTTGGAGGGTAGCCTTCAGCTAAGTGGCTCAACCAGGTTGAACGTAAATGGGACTAGCCGTGTGGCCATGACAAGGCCAGGGCTCACTATTAGAGCCCAGCAGCAAGCTGAGCCTGAAACTAGCCGCAGGGCTGTTCTTGGTCTAGTTGCTGCTGGTTTGGCCACAGGGTCTTTTGTTCAAGCTGTGCTTGCTGAGGCTAAGCCCATCAAGGTGGGTCCACCTCCTCCTCCATCTGGTGGATTGC CTGGAACTCTAAACTCTGATGAGGCAAGAGACCTTGATCTGCCATTAAAGGAGAGGTTCTTCATTCAACCATTGACCCCAGTTCAGGCAGTTCAGAGGGCAAAGGAGTCAGCCAAGGAAATTGTTGGTGTGAAGGAATTTATTGATAAGAAGGAATGGCCCTTTGTGCAGAATGATCTCCGTTTGCGGGCAGGGTATCTCCGGTATGACCTTAACACTGTCATTGCTGCTAAGcctaaagatgagaagaaatcCCTCAAGGACCTCGCTGGAAAGCTCTTCCAAGACATTGGCAAT CTTGACCATGCAGCAAAAATTAAGAGCACCCCAGAAGCAGAGAAGTACTATGCCGAGACTGTATCTACCCTGAATAATGTTCTTGCCAAGCTTGGTTAG
- the LOC115972777 gene encoding F-box protein At5g65850-like, with product MRAKPEIAVTKKSHEKISISATQQSIPLDIVMEILSWLPVKYVLRMKCVCRQWYTLTQDCHFIEKHMSGHRIKCSYNKIPITPPANSQDNFQLICGCNGMLLKKRIASNKFLIMNNATRQMLELPDPHKNNFGMTFSFVPSTGCYKLVSIYNDNEETGNEGCEILTIGSDNSWRTINFPSLNDANKKREKIMVVSAGEAVHCIKLNKVRTCFCAEMVSLDLESESFKSTIMPKGLFSNWEKVWALDWNGCISFAVRVEEVINVVVLEDYKKLKWGKEKIVTPLAFTNSTPNLMEDLVPLFAQNGDLWFWVKDKRFMAYNIESGKINCIIWETEASKMEKCGFYVGPSSLINLKGMQPVKK from the coding sequence atgaGGGCAAAGCCAGAGATTGCTGTAACTAAAAAGAGCCATGAAAAAATCTCCATCTCTGCTACACAACAGTCCATTCCCTTAGATATCGTTATGGAGATTCTGAGCTGGCTGCCAGTCAAATATGTACTGAGAATGAAGTGTGTTTGCAGGCAATGGTACACTTTAACTCAAGATTGTCACTTCATTGAAAAGCATATGAGCGGACATAGAATCAAGTGCTCGTACAATAAAATCCCTATTACTCCTCCTGCCAATAGCCAGGATAATTTCCAGTTGATCTGTGGTTGCAATGGCATGTTGCTAAAGAAAAGAATTGCCTCCAATAAATTCCTCATAATGAATAATGCCACCCGTCAAATGCTTGAACTGCCTGACCCACATAAAAATAACTTTGGTATGACATTCTCCTTTGTTCCATCTACTGGTTGCTATAAGTTGGTCTCTATATATAATGATAATGAGGAAACTGGAAATGAAGGTTGTGAAATTCTTACCATTGGAAGTGATAACTCATGGAGAACTATCAATTTCCCTAGCCTAAATGATGCTaacaagaaaagagagaaaattatggTTGTGTCAGCAGGTGAGGCTGTTCACTGCATTAAGTTAAACAAGGTTAGAACATGCTTTTGTGCAGAGATGGTATCTCTTGATTTGGAGAGTGAGAGTTTTAAGAGTACTATAATGCCCAAAGGATTGTTCTCAAATTGGGAAAAAGTTTGGGCTTTAGATTGGAATGGGTGTATATCTTTTGCTGTTAGAGTGGAAGAGGTTATCAATGTCGTTGTGTTAGAAGATTACAAGAAGCTCAAATGGGGTAAAGAGAAGATTGTTACTCCCTTGGCATTCACGAACAGCACTCCAAATTTGATGGAGGATCTTGTTCCTCTTTTCGCTCAGAATGGTGATTTATGGTTTTGGGTAAAAGACAAGAGATTTATGGCTTACAATATTGAAAGTGGGAAAATTAATTGCATAATATGGGAGACTGAGGCgtctaaaatggaaaaatgtgGTTTCTACGTTGGCCCTTCCAGTTTGATAAATCTGAAAGGAATGCAACCAGTGAAGAAATAA
- the LOC115972779 gene encoding uncharacterized protein LOC115972779 → MGYLYEAMDKAKENIKARLKNKISSYIPFTSVIDARWDKQLHSPLHAAGCYLNPRIFFRPSFKKQKDITKGLLSTIIRLVSDPDEQDILSSQIESYKKSLGDFGMPMAIRQREKLSPVSWWEQFGNDTPELQKFAIRVLSQCCSAIGCERAWSTFEFVHSKRRNRLEHKCLKDLVYKMSPMYDVDFGRNIRRTKDYLDPINLDNIDLMEDWVVEESEFLLLIEEDVNWDSIEEPLATMTLEDDNDDDDDVVVLDEEDGENDVVLTDANTHVYYGPDVNPFEGWE, encoded by the exons ATGGGATACTTGTATGAGGCAATGGATAAAgcaaaggaaaatataaaagcaaggttgaagaataaaatttctTCATATATACCATTTACTAGTGTCATTGATGCTAGATGGGATAAACAACTCCATAGTCCATTGCATGCAGCAGGTTGTTATCTCAACCCTAGAATCTTCTTTAGGCCTTCATTTAAGAAGCAAAAAGATATTACAAAAGGTCTACTTAGTACCATTATAAGGCTAGTTTCTGATCCTGATGAGCAAGACATTCTTAGTTCTCAAATTGAATCATACAAAAAGTCTTTAGGTGACTTTGGAATGCCTATGGCAATCCGCCAACGTGAAAAACTAAGTCCAG tttCTTGGTGGGAGCAATTTGGAAATGACACTCCAGAATTACAAAAGTTTGCAATTCGAGTGCTAAGTCAATGTTGTAGTGCAATTGGTTGTGAAAGAGCTTGGAGCACATTTGAGTTTGTCCATTCCAAGAGGAGAAATAGGCTTGAGCATAAATGTTTGAAGGACTTGGTGTAT AAAATGTCACCAATGTATGATGTTGATTTTGGTAGGAACATTAGAAGGACAAAGGATTACTTGGATCCTATAAACCTTGATAATATTGATTTAATGGAGGATTGGGTAGTTGAGGAATCTGAATTTCTGTTACTAATTGAGGAAGATGTGAATTGGGATAGCATTGAAGAACCATTAGCAACAATGACTTTAgaagatgataatgatgatgatgatgatgttgttgttcTTGATGAGGAAGATGGTGAAAATGATGTTGTGTTGACAGATGCTAATACTCATGTATATTATGGTCCTGATGTAAATCCTTTTGAAGGATGGGAGTAG